A region of Aliivibrio fischeri DNA encodes the following proteins:
- a CDS encoding argininosuccinate synthase, with amino-acid sequence MSKKVEVNKVVVAYSGGLDTSVIIPWLKENYNCEVIAFVADVGQGEEELEGIEAKAIASGATECYIADLKEEMVSEYIFPTLKTGALYEGKYLLGTSMARPIIAKAQVEVARNVGADALCHGCTGKGNDQIRFEGAFAALAPDLHVIAPWREWDLVSREECLDYLAERNIPCTASLTKIYSRDANAWHISTEGGVLEETWNAPNDDCWAWTVDPEQAPNESETISLKVEKGAVVAVDGKAMTPYEVVVYLNEKGAKHGVGRIDIVENRLVGMKSRGCYETPGGTIINEALRAVEQLVLDKTSFEFREELGIKASHLVYDGRWFTPLCKSILAASEELAKDVNGEVVIKLYKGHATVIQKRSDNSLYSEEFATFGADEVYDQSHAEGFIRLYSLSSRIRALNSK; translated from the coding sequence ATGAGTAAGAAAGTAGAAGTAAACAAGGTTGTTGTCGCATACTCTGGTGGCTTAGATACCTCTGTGATCATCCCATGGTTAAAAGAGAATTATAACTGTGAAGTGATTGCTTTTGTTGCGGATGTTGGTCAAGGCGAAGAAGAACTTGAAGGTATTGAAGCGAAGGCAATTGCATCGGGGGCGACTGAGTGTTACATCGCTGATTTAAAAGAAGAAATGGTTTCTGAGTATATTTTCCCAACGCTAAAAACAGGCGCGTTGTATGAAGGTAAATATTTACTAGGAACGTCAATGGCACGTCCTATCATTGCTAAAGCACAAGTTGAAGTGGCTCGTAATGTGGGTGCAGATGCGCTTTGTCATGGTTGTACTGGTAAAGGTAATGACCAGATTCGTTTTGAAGGTGCGTTTGCTGCGCTAGCTCCAGATCTTCATGTTATTGCTCCATGGCGTGAGTGGGATCTTGTGAGTCGTGAAGAGTGCTTAGATTATTTGGCTGAGCGTAATATCCCTTGTACCGCTTCTCTTACTAAGATCTATTCTCGTGATGCTAATGCATGGCATATCTCAACTGAAGGTGGTGTTTTAGAAGAAACATGGAATGCACCAAATGACGATTGTTGGGCATGGACTGTTGATCCTGAGCAAGCACCAAATGAATCAGAAACGATCTCATTAAAAGTAGAAAAGGGTGCGGTTGTTGCGGTTGATGGTAAAGCGATGACACCTTATGAAGTAGTTGTATACCTAAATGAGAAAGGGGCAAAACATGGTGTTGGTCGTATTGATATCGTTGAAAACCGTTTGGTAGGAATGAAGTCTCGTGGTTGTTATGAAACTCCAGGGGGCACAATCATTAACGAAGCATTGCGTGCAGTTGAACAACTTGTTTTAGATAAAACGTCATTTGAATTCCGCGAAGAGCTAGGCATTAAAGCCTCTCATCTTGTTTATGATGGTCGTTGGTTTACACCGTTATGTAAGTCTATCTTAGCGGCATCTGAAGAGCTGGCAAAAGACGTGAATGGCGAGGTCGTTATTAAGTTGTATAAAGGCCATGCGACGGTAATTCAAAAGCGTTCTGATAACAGTTTATATTCAGAAGAGTTTGCTACTTTTGGTGCTGATGAAGTGTATGACCAAAGTCATGCAGAAGGCTTTATTCGTCTTTACTCGTTATCAAGTCGTATTCGTGCGCTAAATAGCAAATAA
- the argB gene encoding acetylglutamate kinase: MNQRPLVIKLGGAVLSSIDTLTLLFKTISNYQQQAKRSLIIVHGGGYLVDELMAKLQLETIKKEGLRVTPKDQIGYITGALAGTANKMLQGQAMKNNVKAMGLSLADGGLCQITQLNPELGNVGLATAGDAKVLEAILATQVTPIISSIGITNDGELMNVNADQAAVAVATALDADLVLLSDVPGVLDAEKQLIKSLDSAQAEMLIHQAVITDGMIVKVRAALDAAQELGRAIEVASWRSPEKLAELFIGNSIGTQFQPQ, encoded by the coding sequence ATGAATCAACGTCCATTGGTTATAAAGCTTGGTGGAGCAGTATTGTCTTCAATCGATACGCTCACGCTGTTATTTAAAACAATTTCAAATTATCAACAGCAAGCCAAGCGTTCTCTTATTATTGTTCATGGTGGTGGCTATCTTGTTGATGAGCTTATGGCAAAGCTTCAATTAGAAACAATAAAAAAAGAGGGGTTACGAGTTACTCCAAAAGATCAGATTGGCTATATCACAGGTGCGTTGGCTGGAACGGCAAATAAAATGCTACAGGGCCAAGCCATGAAAAATAACGTTAAGGCAATGGGCTTAAGTTTGGCTGATGGTGGTTTGTGTCAGATCACTCAATTAAACCCTGAATTAGGTAATGTAGGCTTAGCAACGGCTGGTGATGCAAAGGTATTAGAGGCGATTTTAGCGACTCAAGTAACGCCCATTATTAGCTCTATCGGTATTACGAATGATGGTGAATTAATGAATGTAAATGCTGATCAAGCTGCGGTTGCAGTAGCAACAGCATTGGATGCTGATTTGGTTCTATTGTCAGACGTTCCCGGAGTGCTAGATGCAGAAAAACAGTTGATTAAGAGTTTGGACTCAGCGCAAGCTGAAATGTTAATTCACCAAGCTGTTATTACCGATGGCATGATAGTTAAAGTGCGTGCAGCGTTGGATGCTGCTCAAGAATTAGGGCGAGCAATAGAAGTGGCTTCATGGCGCTCACCAGAAAAATTAGCTGAGTTGTTTATTGGAAACAGCATTGGCACACAATTTCAGCCTCAATAG
- the pilM gene encoding type IV pilus assembly protein PilM codes for MIYPTITGLDVGHHSIKAVSVRLKKGQLDLVSSFEVLLPESVFVDTNNLNVEELKPYLSRIKKQLKLNQKQVAFSIPDSSITSKVVQIDSQLDERETEFAIAHNFEQHSSFSSDDLNIDYVASEHRGTGSLQTITYQVFATRKDLVNSRQRCFESAGLKPVLADAHSNALLTLWQRAIAVYPDKKNWMLIDIGYMQTVFCIASPSQHLYSKHISFGAVAQEKETNSTNEDNSIDLSAGTLFIKQLSEHIHRQVTLYSSVNQHKVEGVWITGGGSMLPGLSDSLSYELSLPTVDLNLLSLFQTPKKRVGSFHEQKNQYASALGLALRGIEWLTK; via the coding sequence ATGATCTACCCCACTATTACAGGTTTAGATGTAGGGCATCATAGCATTAAAGCCGTATCTGTAAGGTTAAAGAAAGGTCAATTAGATCTCGTTAGTTCTTTCGAAGTTTTATTGCCTGAATCTGTATTTGTGGATACTAATAATTTAAATGTCGAAGAATTAAAGCCTTACTTATCTCGAATAAAGAAACAATTAAAGCTAAATCAAAAGCAAGTCGCGTTCTCTATCCCTGATAGCAGTATTACAAGCAAAGTTGTGCAAATTGATAGTCAACTCGATGAGCGAGAAACCGAGTTTGCTATTGCTCATAATTTTGAACAGCACTCTTCTTTTTCATCAGATGATCTGAATATTGATTATGTAGCCTCTGAACATAGAGGAACAGGCAGTTTACAGACGATCACTTACCAAGTTTTTGCGACCCGAAAAGATTTAGTTAACTCTCGTCAGCGTTGTTTTGAATCTGCTGGACTTAAACCTGTGCTGGCAGATGCTCATTCAAATGCACTTTTAACCTTATGGCAGAGAGCGATAGCGGTTTATCCCGATAAAAAAAATTGGATGCTAATTGATATTGGTTATATGCAAACTGTTTTTTGCATTGCTTCTCCGAGTCAACATTTATATAGCAAGCACATTTCATTTGGTGCTGTAGCTCAAGAGAAAGAGACAAATTCAACTAACGAAGATAACTCAATTGATCTGTCCGCTGGGACGCTTTTTATTAAGCAGTTATCTGAACATATTCATCGTCAAGTGACTCTTTATTCATCGGTTAATCAACATAAGGTTGAAGGCGTATGGATTACTGGTGGTGGCTCAATGCTACCAGGGTTATCGGATTCGTTAAGCTACGAACTATCGTTACCAACGGTGGATTTAAATCTACTTTCTTTGTTTCAAACACCAAAGAAAAGAGTGGGTTCGTTTCATGAACAAAAAAATCAATACGCATCAGCTCTTGGATTGGCATTGAGAGGGATTGAATGGCTTACCAAATAA
- the argC gene encoding N-acetyl-gamma-glutamyl-phosphate reductase encodes MLKTAIIGASGYTGAELALMVFKHPHLSLSGLYVSENSLDKGKAISELHGSLKGIVDEALQPLVNVNQVAKECDVVLLATAHEVSHNLATTFLENGCVVFDLSGAFRVKKEGFYSEFYGFEHQYEAWLDKAVYGLAEWNAEAIAKAQLVAVPGCYPTASQLALKPLVKSELLDKNQWPVINATSGVTGAGRKASLTSSFCEVSLQPYGVFNHRHQPEIAAHLGCDVIFTPHLGNFKRGILATITTKLAKGVTEKEIQEAFETAYTQTPAVRLLGNEMPKILSVEKTPFCDIGWKVQGEHLIVVSAIDNLLKGASSQAMQCINIRFGFPVLTALI; translated from the coding sequence ATGTTGAAAACAGCCATTATTGGAGCGAGTGGATACACAGGAGCGGAATTAGCTCTGATGGTATTTAAGCATCCACACCTTTCTTTATCGGGTTTATATGTTTCAGAAAACAGTCTAGATAAAGGAAAGGCGATCAGTGAATTGCATGGTTCATTAAAAGGAATTGTTGATGAAGCATTACAGCCATTAGTTAATGTGAATCAAGTTGCTAAAGAGTGTGATGTTGTTTTATTAGCGACTGCTCATGAAGTTAGTCATAACTTAGCCACAACATTTTTAGAAAATGGTTGTGTAGTGTTTGATTTATCTGGTGCCTTTCGTGTGAAAAAAGAAGGCTTTTACAGTGAGTTCTATGGTTTTGAGCATCAATATGAAGCGTGGCTAGATAAAGCCGTTTATGGTTTAGCTGAGTGGAATGCTGAAGCCATAGCAAAAGCACAATTGGTTGCTGTTCCTGGCTGTTATCCGACTGCGTCACAATTAGCACTAAAACCGTTAGTTAAATCTGAATTATTAGATAAGAATCAATGGCCTGTTATAAATGCAACCAGTGGGGTAACAGGGGCAGGACGTAAGGCAAGTTTAACCAGTTCTTTCTGTGAAGTGAGCTTACAGCCTTACGGAGTGTTCAATCATCGCCATCAACCCGAAATTGCAGCTCATTTAGGTTGTGATGTAATTTTCACTCCTCATCTAGGTAATTTTAAGCGTGGTATTTTAGCGACGATTACGACTAAATTAGCGAAAGGCGTGACAGAAAAAGAAATCCAAGAGGCGTTTGAAACGGCTTATACCCAAACGCCAGCGGTGCGTTTATTAGGTAATGAAATGCCAAAGATTCTTTCGGTAGAGAAAACTCCTTTTTGCGATATTGGATGGAAAGTGCAAGGAGAGCATTTAATCGTTGTTTCTGCGATTGATAACTTGTTGAAAGGTGCATCAAGTCAAGCAATGCAATGCATTAATATTCGTTTTGGTTTTCCGGTATTAACTGCATTGATTTAA
- the oxyR gene encoding DNA-binding transcriptional regulator OxyR, translated as MNIRDFEYLVALAEHKHFRKAAESCFVSQPTLSGQIKKLEDEVGLALLERTSRKVLFTEAGLQLVEQAKKILLEVKRFSELANQQGKEMTGPLHLGFIPTVGPYMLPWIVPTLKAQFPDLNLYLHEAQTHQLVKMLEEGKIDCMILASVEETNMFIEVPVYDEPMVLAVPKDHKWATEVSIDMSRLSGESVLMLGDGHCLRDQALGFCFAAGAKDDDHFKATSLETLRNMVAAGGGITLMPYLSVPKEKERDGVCYLPAQDPVPHRQIVLAYRPGSPLRARYESLAKEIENKMSNVIRG; from the coding sequence ATGAATATCCGAGATTTTGAGTACTTGGTCGCACTTGCTGAGCATAAACACTTTCGTAAAGCGGCAGAATCTTGTTTTGTTAGTCAGCCTACATTAAGTGGACAAATCAAGAAGTTAGAAGATGAAGTTGGTTTGGCTTTATTAGAGAGAACCAGTCGCAAAGTCTTGTTCACTGAGGCTGGGTTACAGCTAGTCGAGCAAGCGAAAAAGATTTTACTTGAAGTAAAACGCTTTTCTGAACTTGCCAATCAACAAGGTAAGGAAATGACAGGTCCGTTGCATTTAGGGTTTATACCTACCGTCGGACCTTATATGTTGCCATGGATTGTTCCAACATTGAAAGCACAGTTCCCAGATTTAAATTTATACCTTCATGAAGCGCAGACACATCAATTAGTGAAGATGCTAGAAGAGGGGAAAATTGACTGCATGATTTTGGCTTCTGTTGAAGAGACTAATATGTTTATCGAGGTTCCTGTTTACGATGAGCCTATGGTACTGGCTGTACCTAAAGATCATAAATGGGCAACAGAAGTGTCGATTGATATGTCTCGGTTGAGTGGTGAATCGGTTCTTATGTTAGGAGATGGTCACTGCTTACGAGATCAAGCCTTAGGTTTTTGTTTTGCTGCAGGGGCTAAAGATGATGATCATTTTAAAGCAACCAGTTTAGAAACGTTACGTAATATGGTCGCTGCCGGCGGGGGGATTACATTAATGCCATACTTGTCGGTACCAAAAGAAAAAGAGCGTGATGGTGTATGTTATTTACCTGCTCAAGATCCTGTCCCTCATCGTCAGATCGTTTTAGCTTATCGCCCTGGTTCACCACTAAGAGCGCGATATGAGTCACTAGCTAAAGAGATTGAGAATAAAATGTCGAATGTTATTCGTGGCTAA
- a CDS encoding redoxin family protein — MFTSKEGQSVPQVTFPTRQGDAWVNVTTEELFKDKTVIVFSLPGAFTPTCSSSHLPRYNELHSVFKENGVDDILCVSVNDTFVMNAWKADQEAENITFIPDGNGEFTDGMGMLVEKNDLGFGKRSWRYSMLVKNGVVEKMFIEEDVPGDPFKVSDADTMLNYLAPEHKEQESITVFTKPGCPFCMKAKQNLIDKGLNYEEVVLGKDATTVSLRAITGRTTVPQVFIGGKHIGGSEELEAFLA, encoded by the coding sequence ATGTTTACATCTAAAGAAGGTCAATCAGTTCCTCAAGTAACTTTCCCTACTCGTCAAGGTGATGCTTGGGTTAACGTAACAACAGAAGAACTATTTAAAGACAAAACAGTTATCGTATTCAGTCTTCCAGGTGCTTTTACACCAACATGTTCTTCAAGCCACCTACCTCGCTACAACGAGTTACACTCTGTATTTAAAGAGAACGGCGTTGATGACATCCTATGTGTATCAGTAAACGATACTTTCGTAATGAACGCATGGAAAGCAGACCAAGAAGCAGAAAACATCACTTTCATCCCTGATGGTAATGGTGAATTCACAGACGGCATGGGTATGCTAGTTGAGAAAAACGACCTTGGTTTTGGTAAACGTTCATGGCGTTACAGCATGCTAGTTAAAAATGGCGTAGTTGAAAAAATGTTCATCGAAGAAGACGTACCAGGCGACCCGTTCAAAGTATCTGATGCAGATACTATGCTGAACTACCTTGCTCCTGAACATAAAGAACAAGAGTCAATTACAGTATTCACAAAACCAGGTTGTCCTTTCTGTATGAAAGCGAAACAAAACCTAATCGACAAAGGCCTAAACTACGAAGAAGTGGTACTAGGTAAAGATGCAACTACAGTAAGTCTACGAGCTATCACTGGTCGCACTACGGTTCCTCAAGTATTCATCGGTGGTAAACACATCGGTGGTAGCGAAGAACTAGAAGCTTTCCTAGCTTAA
- a CDS encoding DUF3624 domain-containing protein, producing the protein MTCKTCRSDIFKQKLGRCTRCMKQLTFLSIGGWLTWLEFFQMTPYKIEAIAIFMVSSAFTGLLVLHLIAMAYYRLNNTNNNK; encoded by the coding sequence ATGACATGTAAAACTTGTCGCTCAGACATTTTCAAACAAAAACTAGGTCGCTGTACGCGTTGTATGAAACAACTGACATTTCTTTCTATTGGGGGATGGTTGACTTGGTTGGAGTTCTTTCAAATGACGCCATATAAAATAGAAGCTATCGCCATATTTATGGTGAGTTCAGCCTTTACTGGCTTACTTGTTTTACATCTTATCGCTATGGCTTATTACCGTTTGAATAATACCAATAACAACAAGTGA
- a CDS encoding dihydrolipoyl dehydrogenase, producing the protein MKQVNVDVAVIGGGTAGLGSYRAAKAHTDSVVMIEGGPYGTTCARVGCMPSKLLIAAAESVHQIEKAPKFGIHPQGEIVINGREVMERVKFERDRFVGFVLEGVDEIPAEDKISGYAKFLDDNTLQVDDHTIINAKRIVIATGSRPAYPAVWNELGDRLIINDDVFNWDDLPKSVAVFGPGVIGLELGQALHRLGVETKLFGLGGQVGPVTDPEVMAYANKAFNEEFYLDADVKVESMKRITTESGEDRVEIQFINKQGELETNIVEYVLAATGRRPNTDKLGLENTSIELDERGVPTADFYTLQTSLPTVFIAGDASNQLPLLHEAADQARIAGDNAGRFPEIRAGLRRSKISAVFSDPQIAMVGETYKEITTRLGTCGCFATGEVSFENQGRSRVMLRNKGILHVYGEQGTGRFLGAEMMGPNAEHLAHLLAWAHQNKMTVSEMLDMPFYHPVIEEGVRTALRDLNAKLHLGPEMIKHCMDCGPGC; encoded by the coding sequence ATGAAACAAGTCAATGTTGATGTAGCTGTTATCGGTGGTGGTACAGCAGGTTTAGGCTCTTACCGTGCAGCAAAAGCACATACTGACAGTGTTGTCATGATCGAAGGCGGCCCTTATGGTACCACTTGTGCTCGCGTTGGTTGTATGCCATCTAAGCTATTAATTGCTGCTGCAGAAAGCGTTCACCAAATTGAAAAAGCACCTAAATTTGGTATCCACCCTCAAGGTGAAATCGTAATTAATGGCCGTGAAGTAATGGAACGCGTTAAGTTTGAGCGTGACCGTTTTGTTGGGTTTGTTTTAGAAGGCGTTGATGAAATTCCGGCTGAAGATAAAATCTCTGGCTATGCAAAATTTTTAGATGACAATACGCTTCAAGTTGATGATCACACGATCATTAATGCAAAACGCATTGTTATCGCTACTGGTTCTCGCCCTGCTTATCCAGCGGTTTGGAATGAACTTGGTGATCGTTTAATCATTAATGATGACGTATTTAACTGGGATGACCTTCCAAAATCAGTTGCCGTATTTGGCCCTGGTGTTATTGGTCTTGAACTTGGTCAAGCTCTTCACCGTTTAGGTGTTGAAACCAAACTGTTTGGCTTAGGTGGTCAAGTAGGTCCTGTTACTGACCCAGAAGTAATGGCGTATGCAAACAAAGCGTTCAATGAAGAGTTTTATCTTGATGCAGACGTAAAAGTTGAAAGCATGAAGCGTATTACCACCGAATCAGGTGAAGATCGCGTTGAAATTCAATTCATCAACAAACAAGGTGAGCTAGAAACTAATATTGTTGAGTATGTATTAGCAGCAACAGGACGTCGTCCAAATACCGATAAACTGGGCTTAGAAAATACATCAATTGAATTAGATGAACGTGGTGTACCAACAGCAGATTTCTATACCCTACAAACATCACTACCAACGGTATTTATTGCTGGTGATGCAAGTAACCAATTGCCGTTATTACACGAAGCTGCAGACCAAGCTCGTATTGCTGGTGATAATGCAGGTCGCTTCCCTGAGATCCGTGCAGGCCTTCGTCGCTCAAAAATCTCAGCGGTATTCTCTGACCCACAAATTGCAATGGTTGGTGAAACTTATAAAGAGATCACAACACGCTTAGGTACTTGTGGTTGTTTCGCGACGGGTGAAGTGTCTTTTGAAAACCAAGGCCGCTCACGAGTAATGCTACGTAATAAAGGCATTCTTCATGTATACGGTGAGCAAGGTACAGGTCGCTTCCTTGGTGCTGAAATGATGGGACCAAATGCAGAACATTTAGCTCACTTGTTAGCTTGGGCACACCAAAACAAGATGACAGTGTCAGAAATGCTAGATATGCCTTTCTATCACCCAGTAATCGAAGAAGGGGTTCGTACTGCTCTTCGTGATTTAAATGCGAAATTACATTTAGGCCCTGAAATGATCAAACACTGCATGGATTGTGGTCCGGGCTGTTAA
- the argH gene encoding argininosuccinate lyase: MALWGGRFSQAADTRFKQFNDSLRIDYRLAEQDIVGSIAWSKALLSVGVITELEQQKLELALNELKLEVMEDPEQILLSDAEDIHSWVETQLIGKVGDLGKKLHTGRSRNDQVATDLKLWCRQQGHQLLRTLDQLLNQLVNVASEHQATVLPGYTHLQRAQPVTFAHWCLAYVEMIERDYSRLEDAINRLDTCPLGSGALAGTAYPMDREKLARNLGFQRATRNSLDSVSDRDHVMELMSIASISMLHLSRLAEDMIFYNSGESNFIELADTVTSGSSLMPQKKNPDALELIRGKCGRVYGAMAGMMMTVKALPLAYNKDMQEDKEGLFDALDSWSDCIEMAALCFEGIKINGERTLEAAKQGYANSTELADYLVAKGIPFREAHHIVGVAVVGAIEKGCALEELSLAELKAFSEVIEDDVYEILTIESCLAKRCALGGVAPEQVAYAVEQAGKRLQERDNAGVKVRPARLTDLDALEGMVAYWAGLGENLPRNRNELVRDIGSFAVAEHHGEVTGCASLYVYDSGLAEIRSLGVEAGWQSQGQGKAIVQHLVEKAREMAIKKVFVLTRVPEFFMKQDFIPTSRSLLPEKVLKDCDQCPRQHACDEVALEVNLQEQVIIKSSVA, translated from the coding sequence ATGGCATTATGGGGCGGACGTTTTAGTCAAGCAGCAGACACCAGATTCAAACAGTTTAACGATTCACTTCGTATTGATTACCGCCTTGCAGAACAAGATATTGTTGGTTCGATTGCATGGTCTAAAGCATTGCTTTCAGTAGGTGTTATTACCGAACTTGAGCAGCAAAAGCTTGAATTAGCACTGAATGAATTAAAATTAGAAGTAATGGAAGATCCTGAACAGATCTTATTGTCTGATGCTGAAGATATTCACAGTTGGGTAGAAACTCAATTGATTGGTAAAGTCGGTGACTTAGGTAAAAAACTCCATACTGGCCGTTCTCGTAATGACCAAGTAGCAACAGATTTAAAGCTTTGGTGTCGCCAACAAGGGCATCAACTACTGCGTACACTTGATCAACTTCTTAATCAATTAGTAAACGTAGCAAGTGAGCATCAAGCGACAGTGCTTCCGGGTTATACGCACTTACAACGAGCACAGCCTGTGACTTTTGCTCATTGGTGTTTAGCTTATGTTGAGATGATTGAGCGTGATTATTCTCGTCTTGAAGATGCAATTAATCGTTTAGATACTTGTCCGTTAGGCTCTGGAGCTCTTGCTGGTACTGCTTATCCTATGGATCGTGAAAAGCTGGCTCGTAACCTTGGATTCCAACGTGCAACACGTAATAGTTTAGATTCGGTATCTGATCGTGATCATGTCATGGAACTCATGTCGATCGCTTCCATTTCAATGTTGCATCTTTCTCGTCTTGCTGAAGACATGATTTTCTACAATTCAGGTGAATCTAATTTCATCGAATTGGCTGATACCGTGACGTCAGGCTCATCACTTATGCCGCAGAAGAAAAACCCAGATGCATTGGAGTTGATCCGTGGTAAGTGTGGACGTGTATATGGTGCAATGGCTGGCATGATGATGACTGTGAAGGCATTGCCACTGGCTTACAACAAAGACATGCAAGAAGACAAAGAAGGCTTATTTGATGCCTTGGATAGCTGGTCTGATTGTATTGAAATGGCTGCGTTGTGCTTTGAAGGTATTAAGATTAATGGGGAACGTACGCTTGAAGCAGCAAAACAAGGGTATGCAAACTCAACAGAACTGGCTGATTACTTGGTAGCGAAAGGCATTCCATTCCGTGAAGCTCACCATATTGTTGGTGTTGCCGTTGTCGGTGCGATTGAAAAAGGCTGTGCATTAGAAGAACTTTCTCTTGCTGAACTGAAAGCGTTCTCTGAAGTGATTGAAGACGATGTGTATGAAATCCTCACCATTGAATCTTGCCTTGCAAAACGTTGTGCATTAGGTGGCGTTGCTCCTGAGCAAGTTGCGTATGCCGTTGAGCAAGCAGGTAAACGTCTACAAGAGCGTGATAATGCTGGTGTGAAGGTTCGTCCAGCTCGTTTAACTGATTTAGATGCACTGGAAGGTATGGTTGCATACTGGGCTGGGCTTGGTGAAAACTTACCGCGTAATCGTAATGAATTAGTACGTGATATTGGCTCATTTGCTGTGGCAGAGCATCATGGAGAAGTGACAGGCTGTGCCTCTTTGTATGTGTATGACTCAGGACTTGCAGAAATTCGTTCATTAGGTGTTGAAGCTGGGTGGCAGAGTCAAGGTCAAGGTAAAGCCATTGTTCAGCATTTAGTTGAAAAAGCACGTGAGATGGCGATTAAGAAAGTTTTTGTATTAACTCGTGTTCCAGAGTTCTTTATGAAACAAGACTTTATTCCTACCTCTCGTTCATTGTTGCCAGAAAAGGTGCTGAAAGACTGTGATCAATGTCCACGTCAACATGCGTGTGATGAGGTTGCACTAGAAGTGAATCTACAAGAGCAAGTGATCATTAAAAGCAGTGTAGCTTAG
- the argE gene encoding acetylornithine deacetylase → MKFPEFKDYYQQLISTSSISSTDSSWDEGNAEVINKLAQWCEDLGCEVEIEEIEKGKLNLLAKLGSGEGGLLLAGHTDTVPYDEGRWNYEPHALTEANDRFYGLGTADMKGFFAFILEAIKNINWKDQSKPLYILATCDEETTMLGARHFASNTKIQPDYCIIGEPTSLKPIRGHKGHVANAIRVTGKSGHSSDPAHGVNALEIMNEIMFALMTLKNKLVKEYHNPGFSIPYPTLNLGHIHGGDSPNRICGCCELHYDVRPLPGISLDGLDNMLRDALKEVEAKWPGRIDITPLHEPIPGYECSADSPIVTSTADICGQDVETVNYCTEAPFLQDLCPTLVLGPGSIEQAHQPDEYLAFSFIDPTISVLSKLMYKHCF, encoded by the coding sequence ATGAAATTTCCGGAATTTAAAGATTATTATCAACAGCTCATTTCAACCTCTTCAATAAGCTCGACCGACTCAAGTTGGGATGAAGGCAATGCAGAAGTCATAAATAAACTTGCACAATGGTGCGAAGATCTTGGGTGTGAAGTTGAGATTGAAGAAATTGAAAAAGGTAAACTCAATCTATTGGCAAAATTAGGGTCTGGTGAAGGTGGGTTATTATTAGCAGGTCATACCGATACAGTCCCATACGATGAAGGCCGTTGGAATTATGAACCACACGCTTTAACTGAAGCTAACGATCGATTTTATGGATTAGGCACCGCAGACATGAAAGGTTTCTTTGCTTTTATTCTAGAAGCCATTAAAAACATTAATTGGAAAGATCAGTCTAAACCTCTCTATATTCTGGCAACTTGTGATGAAGAAACCACCATGCTTGGTGCTCGTCACTTTGCATCAAATACTAAAATTCAACCTGATTATTGCATTATCGGTGAGCCAACCAGCCTAAAACCGATCCGTGGACATAAAGGACATGTCGCTAATGCCATTCGAGTAACAGGTAAATCTGGACACTCTTCCGATCCCGCTCATGGTGTAAATGCCTTAGAGATCATGAACGAGATCATGTTCGCACTCATGACATTAAAAAATAAATTAGTTAAGGAATATCATAACCCTGGTTTCTCTATTCCTTACCCGACACTTAATCTTGGTCATATTCATGGAGGGGACAGCCCAAACCGTATTTGTGGCTGTTGTGAACTGCATTATGATGTTCGTCCATTGCCGGGGATCAGCTTAGATGGTCTTGATAATATGCTTCGTGATGCTCTAAAAGAGGTTGAAGCAAAATGGCCTGGACGTATTGATATTACCCCACTTCATGAACCTATTCCTGGTTATGAATGTAGCGCCGATAGTCCGATAGTAACGAGCACTGCTGACATTTGTGGGCAAGATGTAGAAACCGTGAACTACTGTACTGAAGCGCCTTTTTTACAAGATCTTTGTCCTACATTAGTACTTGGCCCCGGCTCTATTGAACAAGCTCACCAACCTGATGAGTATTTAGCTTTTTCTTTTATAGACCCAACCATCAGTGTATTAAGCAAATTAATGTACAAACACTGTTTTTAA